The genomic segment TGATGTGGATGATTGTGGACTGTATCGTCACCAGCGTAGTCAATCTGCACGTACAAGTTTCGGACACCGACAGCGCCGAATACCTGTTGCGCGTATCGCACCAGACCGTTGGCGAATTGGTCGCGGTCGTGCAACAGTCGGGCGGCGTCTGCGGGCTGAAGGCTCGATTGGCCCGCGAATTGCATCTGCGACAAGGACGCGGCATAATCGATGTTGCCGGGGCCGGCACCCACGATCCCGGCAAGTCCGGACCGTACTTCGATCTTGATGCTGCCCGCGTAGGCGTCCGCGCACAACGTCCAGAACCGCGGCTCTTGGATTCCCATGACGGCCGGATGGTACCGGTGAAGTCGGGAATAGCACGCGTCCAACACGCGCCGCTCGTCGTCCAGCTCAACGGGCGTGCGCATCATGAGGACGCGGGCCGAGTCACGAAGCAGGCCCCACACGGAGGCTGCCACGAGCACGGCTATGAATATCGAGCACACGGGGTCCGCACGCATCCACCCAAAAGCTCGCATCAACAGCGCTGAGATGACCACGCCCACGCTGCCCAGCGTGTCAGCCAAGATATGCAGTAGAACGCCTTTCATTAGATGATTCTGATTGTGGCTACTCTGGCCAGTCCCGGCTGATGGTACCGATGCGTTGTTCTGCTGGTGACTGCCACCGCCGCCCATTGATATGGACACTTGGTTGTGCTGGTTGTAAGGATCGTCTTCGTGCGCGTGGTTACCGCCATCGTGGCTGTGTCCGTGACCGCCTTCCTGACTGTGCCCGTGACCACCACCGTGGCTATGCCCGTGACCACCACCGTGGCTATGCCCATGACCGCCACCTGAGCCACCGTGGCTGTGCCCGTGGCTACCACCATGTTGAAACACGTATATACCGACCAGGTTGACGAGTAGCCCCAGAACGCTGACAACGAACAGGCGGTCGTGGTGCACCTCAGGTGGTTCGATGGCCCGTTCCACGGCTTCCGTCAGTATGAAAAAAGCTATGAACAACAAGAACAATGCGTTGACGAATCCGGCTAGGACTTCAGCGCGCTTATAACCATAGGCAAACGAATCGTCAGCTGGCCACCGACTGACAACTTGGGCAGCCAGACCAGCTATTAGGCCAGTGCAATCAAAGAACATGTGAAACGAGTCAGATATCAAGCCTAAGCTGTTTGTCCACATTCCGTATGCAAGTTCCACGA from the Acyrthosiphon pisum isolate AL4f chromosome X, pea_aphid_22Mar2018_4r6ur, whole genome shotgun sequence genome contains:
- the LOC100165068 gene encoding zinc transporter 7-A — encoded protein: MIPLSSSASQRKSSVAAKMTSGSSAGMPSPTSLLTKLKGAVRSVVSDSNARNLMGFLVLNFVFAFVELAYGMWTNSLGLISDSFHMFFDCTGLIAGLAAQVVSRWPADDSFAYGYKRAEVLAGFVNALFLLFIAFFILTEAVERAIEPPEVHHDRLFVVSVLGLLVNLVGIYVFQHGGSHGHSHGGSGGGHGHSHGGGHGHSHGGGHGHSQEGGHGHSHDGGNHAHEDDPYNQHNQVSISMGGGGSHQQNNASVPSAGTGQSSHNQNHLMKGVLLHILADTLGSVGVVISALLMRAFGWMRADPVCSIFIAVLVAASVWGLLRDSARVLMMRTPVELDDERRVLDACYSRLHRYHPAVMGIQEPRFWTLCADAYAGSIKIEVRSGLAGIVGAGPGNIDYAASLSQMQFAGQSSLQPADAARLLHDRDQFANGLVRYAQQVFGAVGVRNLYVQIDYAGDDTVHNHPHHHVNDVQRQNNYTAVGSLLDQPQQQFQTHYQQQQQQQQQQQQYTNPLLMM